One region of Halohasta litchfieldiae genomic DNA includes:
- a CDS encoding alpha/beta hydrolase translates to MSEMPLEHVHIEPETPSDGAAPAVFVLHGRGANEQDLLPIAKELPDELHIVSFRAPDRLQGGYTWYDLDLSAGGLHQSQPDAADFDRSLGLVDESVKAAVDAYDLDSDRLGLLGFSQGAITSMSLLLEAPSEYQWVVGLHGYLPASHHEIEPEGIVDKPVFIAAGNADEIIPAARSEAAAERFKELGATVTYNVYDAPHGVSPPELEDLVAFVENQL, encoded by the coding sequence ATGTCCGAGATGCCACTCGAACACGTTCATATCGAGCCTGAAACGCCGAGCGATGGGGCGGCACCCGCGGTGTTCGTGCTCCACGGAAGAGGGGCCAACGAGCAGGATCTGCTTCCGATTGCCAAGGAGTTGCCCGACGAACTCCACATCGTGAGCTTCCGCGCACCTGACCGACTGCAGGGTGGCTACACGTGGTACGATCTCGATCTGTCGGCGGGTGGGCTCCACCAGAGCCAGCCCGACGCGGCCGATTTCGACCGGAGTCTGGGGCTCGTCGACGAAAGCGTCAAGGCCGCAGTCGACGCCTACGACCTCGATAGCGACCGGCTGGGACTGCTTGGCTTCAGTCAGGGGGCGATTACCAGTATGTCGCTGCTGCTCGAAGCTCCCAGTGAGTATCAGTGGGTTGTCGGGCTCCACGGCTATCTGCCTGCCTCCCACCACGAGATCGAACCCGAGGGAATCGTCGACAAACCGGTCTTCATCGCCGCCGGGAACGCCGACGAGATCATTCCGGCAGCGCGTTCGGAGGCCGCCGCCGAGCGGTTCAAAGAGCTGGGTGCAACGGTCACATACAACGTGTACGACGCTCCCCATGGCGTGAGTCCCCCCGAGCTTGAAGATCTGGTTGCGTTCGTCGAAAACCAGCTGTAG
- a CDS encoding GIY-YIG nuclease family protein yields MADSGSYLLIIECEQSTEIAVGALGTLAFDAGYYGYVGSAFGPGGLSRVDRHRRVAAGEHDVRHWHIDYLLGADTTRLVAVETFVDRDVECALATALSEAGCRHVDSFGASDCDCVSHLWGPTSRSTLVATGDSVRK; encoded by the coding sequence ATGGCCGACTCCGGCTCCTATCTGTTGATCATCGAGTGTGAGCAGTCGACCGAAATAGCGGTCGGCGCGCTTGGAACCCTCGCGTTCGATGCGGGCTACTACGGCTATGTCGGCAGCGCGTTCGGTCCGGGCGGACTCTCACGTGTCGACCGCCACCGCCGGGTTGCGGCTGGTGAACACGATGTGCGCCACTGGCACATTGATTATCTCCTCGGTGCAGACACCACTCGGTTGGTAGCTGTCGAAACGTTCGTCGACCGCGATGTCGAGTGTGCGTTAGCGACCGCCTTATCGGAGGCAGGCTGTCGACACGTCGACTCGTTTGGAGCCTCCGACTGTGACTGCGTGAGTCATCTGTGGGGGCCGACCAGTCGGTCGACGCTGGTGGCTACTGGAGACTCAGTCCGCAAATAA
- a CDS encoding M48 family metallopeptidase, whose amino-acid sequence MQHLTVHLAFVAILVGTQAFFTALSVLNVRHADRLVDRKTAWLDDVLGVDDPTELSDYHRLTTAFSELQSWVGLGVLLVVLYAGGLEWAVGLLASTGLSTVSQGILFFAGLVVAAQLFSLLFSIVSTFGIEEIFDFNQQTPSLFVRDTLLTLVISLGFTAVLGGAVLAAVNALPTLWPVAAWLLFVAFSLVMQILYPRVIAPLFNEFEPVDSGELREVVEDVFERAGFSTSDIYTMDASRRSSQLNAYFIGFGRTKRVVLFDTLVDSMAIPELQGVLAHELAHWKEAHIWKQFASSAVRMGIVFGLLGVLVDFGPLYTAFGIPETATYAGLLLAVLIVGPILQFTAPLTNKLSLKHEREADSFAADVMGPQPMVDALARLATENLANPFPHPWYATFHHSHPPIPERIRLLQERSDADEPATDLDGATPADD is encoded by the coding sequence ATGCAGCATCTCACAGTACATCTCGCGTTCGTCGCCATTCTGGTTGGCACACAGGCGTTTTTCACCGCGCTGTCGGTGCTCAACGTCCGCCATGCCGACCGGCTGGTCGACCGTAAAACCGCGTGGCTCGACGATGTGTTGGGTGTCGACGATCCGACCGAACTCAGCGACTACCACCGACTCACCACCGCGTTTTCCGAACTCCAGTCGTGGGTTGGTCTCGGTGTCCTCCTTGTCGTTCTGTATGCCGGAGGTCTCGAATGGGCGGTGGGACTCCTCGCATCGACTGGGCTGTCGACCGTCAGTCAGGGTATCCTCTTTTTTGCTGGGCTCGTTGTCGCCGCGCAGCTCTTCTCGCTCCTCTTTAGCATTGTGTCGACGTTCGGGATCGAGGAGATATTCGACTTCAATCAGCAGACACCGTCGCTTTTCGTCCGGGATACGCTGCTCACACTCGTGATTTCGCTCGGTTTCACAGCAGTTCTCGGCGGGGCAGTCCTCGCAGCTGTCAACGCGCTGCCGACGCTGTGGCCCGTCGCTGCGTGGCTGCTGTTCGTCGCCTTCTCACTTGTCATGCAGATTCTCTACCCGCGTGTGATCGCGCCGCTGTTCAACGAGTTCGAGCCCGTCGACTCCGGCGAGCTTCGGGAGGTCGTCGAGGACGTCTTTGAGCGGGCCGGGTTCTCCACGAGCGATATCTACACGATGGACGCCAGTCGACGCTCCTCGCAACTCAACGCCTACTTCATCGGCTTCGGCCGCACCAAGCGGGTTGTACTGTTCGATACGCTGGTCGACTCGATGGCGATTCCCGAACTCCAAGGAGTACTGGCCCACGAACTCGCCCACTGGAAGGAAGCCCACATCTGGAAACAGTTCGCCAGTAGCGCCGTCCGCATGGGAATCGTCTTCGGGCTGCTCGGCGTGCTCGTCGACTTCGGCCCCTTATATACCGCGTTCGGAATTCCCGAAACGGCGACCTACGCGGGCCTCCTGCTTGCGGTGCTGATCGTCGGCCCGATCCTCCAGTTCACTGCGCCGCTGACGAACAAACTCTCGCTGAAACACGAACGGGAGGCTGACTCGTTTGCGGCCGACGTGATGGGTCCGCAGCCAATGGTCGACGCACTGGCACGCTTGGCGACCGAAAACCTCGCCAATCCCTTCCCGCATCCGTGGTATGCGACGTTCCACCACAGCCATCCACCGATTCCCGAGCGGATTCGGCTCCTGCAAGAGCGAAGCGATGCCGACGAGCCCGCGACCGATCTCGACGGAGCCACCCCAGCCGACGACTGA
- a CDS encoding acetate and sugar kinases/Hsc70/actin family protein, whose product MADDTDDGAFDGTSDASEITPVGVKLGSTRTVLQYPKDGEIETVRTLTCLATYEDAITGEEKVLYGEQAAQEFPDTVEFMLRSGLPEDDDRAALAGKFFNELVRAQEIPEDSVVVYAIPTIDNDEGLENLTEVIEGSPIGKRLVRSFPESLCGSVPAMGDELEAIDEVFIAVNMGSTNLEACAYRHAEQLEPFSTGAVTGSEVDRRIANAVEEETQGRVNIDLTTAREYKEQHGDFVDFEPFTDVIQQPGGGSHEFTIERSVMDALNEYVDEAVDEIANNFLSELANTHMKPYQIALGKPIALTGGMACIPGIEDVFEERLSEELDRDITVVAADRPDLAAAQGAQRIARRLADNL is encoded by the coding sequence ATGGCAGACGATACAGACGACGGCGCATTTGACGGTACGAGCGACGCAAGCGAAATAACCCCTGTCGGCGTCAAACTCGGCAGCACACGAACAGTACTCCAGTACCCGAAGGACGGCGAGATCGAAACCGTCCGGACACTCACCTGTCTGGCGACCTACGAGGACGCCATTACCGGTGAGGAGAAGGTACTGTATGGCGAGCAGGCCGCCCAAGAGTTCCCCGACACCGTGGAGTTCATGCTCCGGTCGGGACTCCCCGAAGACGACGACCGAGCAGCCCTCGCGGGCAAGTTCTTCAACGAACTCGTCCGGGCCCAAGAAATCCCTGAAGACAGCGTTGTGGTGTATGCGATCCCGACCATCGACAACGACGAGGGACTCGAAAACCTCACCGAGGTCATCGAAGGCAGCCCCATCGGCAAGCGGCTCGTCCGGAGCTTCCCCGAATCGCTCTGTGGCTCGGTGCCGGCGATGGGCGACGAGCTTGAGGCTATCGACGAGGTATTCATCGCGGTCAACATGGGGTCGACCAACCTCGAAGCCTGTGCCTACCGCCACGCCGAACAGCTCGAACCGTTTTCAACGGGCGCGGTGACCGGCAGCGAGGTCGACCGCCGAATCGCCAACGCGGTCGAAGAAGAGACCCAAGGCCGGGTCAACATCGATCTGACGACCGCCCGCGAGTACAAAGAACAGCACGGCGACTTCGTCGACTTCGAACCGTTCACCGACGTCATCCAGCAGCCCGGCGGCGGCTCCCACGAGTTCACCATCGAACGCAGCGTGATGGACGCGCTCAACGAGTACGTCGACGAGGCGGTCGACGAAATCGCCAACAACTTCCTCTCGGAGCTGGCCAACACCCACATGAAACCCTACCAGATTGCACTCGGGAAGCCGATTGCACTCACTGGTGGGATGGCCTGTATCCCGGGAATTGAAGACGTCTTCGAGGAGCGACTCTCCGAGGAACTCGACCGCGATATCACCGTCGTTGCGGCCGACAGACCGGATCTAGCCGCCGCCCAAGGGGCCCAGCGAATCGCGCGACGACTCGCGGACAACCTGTAG
- a CDS encoding HD domain-containing protein encodes MGVEIKESGVTDQEVADMEQFVYDYLSASVQTEDDGGRMRWYPWHSADYRFNHIKNVVDLARKIGKKEGADLDVITVAALFHDISKLEAPQDVHAEEGASVAREYLSSRCEFPQSFIEEVCTAIEAHSHQGSLAELPLETQCLIEADILDKIGANGTALMLLRMGYESRTHMDSARMVDRVFQRGKDHVDRLESDTADSIAHQRLKRVKWFREWLEEEVSEMDRDCEF; translated from the coding sequence ATGGGTGTTGAGATCAAGGAGTCGGGAGTCACCGACCAAGAGGTCGCTGATATGGAGCAGTTCGTCTACGACTATCTCTCTGCGAGCGTCCAGACCGAAGACGACGGCGGCCGGATGCGATGGTATCCGTGGCACAGCGCCGACTACCGGTTCAACCACATCAAAAACGTCGTCGACCTCGCCAGAAAAATCGGTAAAAAGGAGGGTGCAGACCTCGATGTCATCACGGTTGCGGCGCTGTTCCACGACATCTCGAAACTCGAAGCCCCCCAAGACGTCCACGCCGAGGAGGGTGCAAGCGTCGCCCGCGAGTATCTCTCCAGTCGGTGTGAGTTCCCCCAGTCGTTCATCGAGGAGGTCTGTACAGCCATCGAGGCCCACTCCCACCAAGGATCGTTAGCCGAACTCCCGCTGGAAACCCAGTGTCTGATCGAAGCCGATATCCTCGACAAAATCGGGGCCAACGGCACCGCGCTGATGCTCCTCCGAATGGGCTATGAATCCCGAACGCACATGGATTCCGCCCGGATGGTCGACCGGGTCTTCCAGCGCGGCAAAGACCACGTCGACCGACTGGAGTCCGACACCGCCGATTCGATTGCCCACCAGCGGCTCAAACGCGTCAAATGGTTCCGCGAGTGGCTCGAAGAGGAAGTAAGCGAGATGGACCGGGACTGTGAGTTCTAA
- a CDS encoding FlaD/FlaE family flagellar protein, whose product MTVNPREYDADELRELAGAEPVEDGSQATSQAMKPDESVRDEQFRQLLALQSERQQLDQLSRPFLTALPESELGRGVREEWLDFLVHVGGHDRTEQALGYYRRLQWITPAVEADLRGSVDRFPEPTHDRSLTAGDHRLSLLYIATLASLA is encoded by the coding sequence ATGACAGTAAACCCACGGGAGTACGATGCCGACGAACTGCGGGAGCTGGCTGGCGCGGAGCCGGTCGAGGACGGCTCACAAGCGACATCTCAGGCGATGAAGCCCGACGAGTCGGTCCGCGACGAGCAGTTTCGGCAGCTACTCGCACTCCAGTCCGAACGCCAACAGCTCGATCAGCTCTCGCGGCCGTTTCTGACGGCCCTCCCCGAGTCGGAACTCGGCAGGGGAGTCCGCGAGGAGTGGCTCGACTTTCTCGTCCACGTCGGCGGACACGACCGGACTGAACAGGCACTCGGCTACTACCGACGGCTCCAGTGGATCACCCCGGCAGTCGAAGCCGATCTCCGTGGCTCTGTCGACCGGTTTCCAGAGCCGACCCACGACCGGTCGCTGACCGCGGGGGATCATCGTCTCAGCCTGCTGTATATCGCCACGCTGGCGTCACTTGCGTGA